Proteins found in one Serratia plymuthica genomic segment:
- a CDS encoding ATP-grasp domain-containing protein produces MAHVIFIDSTPTGLNAFRSAQRLGHQVTFIHPTKSSSFVSIMSKDPAKLANQLGHVDRYIEVDTLENEHLFPVLEALVKENPFDTVISSAETGIMAAACAAEKWGTRYPSPQDLGNAIFKNRLRTTLKNNGIRSPDFEVLNEEELLQGPKKIKLPFVVKPIRGFAKQFSAICHTQSDFDSYIDNLKIDRANSALIDSLVSHEYIIEEYVTGTLHSAEVIVREGEVMFYATTTRYRAHYYDLLELAAVMPSGLPKQTREEMKTYLQAVFTALNIQIGLYHVELLLTDSGPVLVEINARMMGSVSPIMYQIQTGHDPFEYLIRLHLGEPVNVSDDGFTNAGITLAVAARHGGTISSSFRPEQLDELLARYEIPHNTLNIFAGKEVGRYGGNFSIMGHVIILAETPQEVAEKGHRFLNEIDALIGLETAKYFA; encoded by the coding sequence ATGGCTCACGTTATCTTTATCGACAGCACCCCGACCGGTCTGAACGCCTTTCGCAGCGCTCAGCGGCTCGGCCATCAGGTCACCTTTATTCATCCGACCAAGTCGTCGAGCTTCGTCAGCATCATGTCGAAAGACCCGGCGAAACTGGCTAACCAGTTAGGGCATGTCGATCGTTATATCGAGGTAGACACCTTGGAAAACGAGCATCTTTTCCCGGTACTCGAGGCCTTGGTGAAAGAGAATCCGTTCGACACGGTAATCAGCTCGGCCGAGACCGGCATCATGGCGGCCGCCTGTGCGGCTGAAAAATGGGGAACGCGCTATCCCAGCCCGCAAGATCTGGGCAATGCGATATTTAAAAATCGCTTGCGTACCACCCTTAAGAACAACGGTATCCGCTCACCGGACTTTGAGGTGTTAAATGAAGAGGAACTGTTGCAAGGGCCAAAAAAAATCAAGCTGCCGTTTGTGGTAAAACCCATTCGCGGCTTTGCCAAACAATTTTCCGCTATTTGCCACACGCAGAGCGATTTCGATAGTTATATCGATAACCTGAAGATCGATCGGGCCAACAGCGCCTTGATTGACAGCCTTGTGTCGCATGAATATATCATCGAAGAATACGTCACCGGCACCCTGCACTCCGCCGAGGTGATCGTGCGTGAAGGCGAGGTCATGTTTTACGCCACCACCACCCGTTACCGCGCGCATTATTACGACCTGCTGGAGCTGGCGGCGGTCATGCCCTCCGGCCTGCCGAAGCAGACGCGTGAAGAGATGAAAACCTATCTGCAAGCGGTGTTTACCGCCCTGAACATTCAGATTGGCCTGTATCACGTAGAATTGCTGTTAACCGACAGCGGCCCGGTGCTGGTGGAAATCAATGCCCGAATGATGGGCAGCGTGTCTCCGATCATGTATCAGATTCAGACAGGCCACGATCCTTTCGAGTATCTGATCCGTCTGCATCTGGGGGAGCCGGTCAATGTCAGCGACGATGGGTTTACCAATGCGGGGATCACTCTCGCGGTGGCGGCCAGACATGGGGGCACCATCTCCTCATCCTTCCGACCGGAACAGCTCGATGAACTGCTGGCTCGCTACGAGATCCCGCACAATACGCTGAATATCTTTGCCGGCAAGGAGGTTGGGCGCTACGGGGGCAATTTCAGCATTATGGGGCACGTCATTATCCTGGCCGAAACCCCGCAGGAAGTGGCTGAAAAAGGGCATCGCTTCCTGAACGAAATAGATGCGCTGATTGGATTGGAAACGGCAAAATACTTTGCGTAA
- a CDS encoding CDP-alcohol phosphatidyltransferase family protein — protein MMSPQRHWLMPGKYIDGANLVTAINVLAGIVALMLVLAHRAEWAILLVFIAILLDHLDGYLARRFYAHQQEKRAFGKQFDTLADMLNFNVVTAVLLFQQFAYAPLLTGVISASIVLFGCVRLSHFTLQTGAGDESAYGLQTPYAAFIIINMLLLNTAGYLPGGLVLLITAIISILQITCVPIRMPNATFCVTALSVLFFINLLICGFPH, from the coding sequence ATGATGTCACCGCAACGCCACTGGCTGATGCCCGGTAAATATATAGATGGCGCGAATCTGGTAACCGCCATCAATGTTCTGGCGGGGATCGTAGCGCTGATGCTGGTTTTAGCCCACCGCGCAGAGTGGGCAATCCTGCTGGTGTTTATCGCTATTTTGCTCGATCACCTTGATGGATATCTGGCCCGGCGTTTTTATGCTCATCAGCAGGAGAAACGGGCATTTGGCAAACAGTTCGATACGTTGGCCGATATGCTGAATTTCAACGTGGTTACCGCCGTATTGCTGTTCCAGCAGTTTGCCTATGCCCCCCTGCTGACCGGCGTTATTTCGGCCTCCATCGTCCTGTTTGGCTGCGTACGCCTGTCGCACTTTACTCTGCAGACAGGCGCGGGAGACGAGAGCGCTTATGGCCTGCAAACGCCTTATGCCGCTTTTATCATCATCAATATGCTGTTGCTGAACACGGCCGGTTATTTGCCCGGCGGTCTGGTGCTGCTCATTACGGCCATCATTTCCATTTTGCAAATAACCTGCGTTCCCATTCGTATGCCCAACGCCACGTTCTGCGTCACGGCTCTAAGCGTGCTGTTCTTTATCAATCTGTTGATCTGCGGTTTCCCACATTAG
- a CDS encoding pyridoxal phosphate-dependent aminotransferase translates to MKEPNALDQVKPARLNSTLSDIGVYVSKAISQAARDNPDIMNMSIGEPAFGPPAHLLAEIAQTDLTQEAFLSSAKRYGHSLGSLALRQAIADWYLRRYNLKIDPETEVLITHGGVEAVALAILCCSNPGDTLAITDPSYMLYERALLALGRQPRRFSRPVGDAEFSDLIDSDPSFRRQLGGAKAVIVNSPENPSGYVLSADEWQQLMRCAERSGAWIIHDEVYDSMAFNRPHYPARSFDPLASRTVLANSFSKKFGIPGLRIGWLVGSAEFIATASKTHDYLVLGVNRQYEQIALRILQDAQTDDWLADKQKMLHSRIRLAKQRLTPTLGFSWPRSPMGGMFLFPCVRGLYQRLPPAQRQRFATVGESVADYLLQVAHVATVPGIIYGQSCADHIRIVLCCDEPTFHTALERLANCHHATLTQKLELP, encoded by the coding sequence ATGAAAGAGCCTAACGCATTGGATCAGGTGAAACCGGCGCGGCTGAACAGCACGTTGTCCGACATCGGCGTTTACGTATCAAAAGCCATCTCGCAGGCCGCGCGTGACAATCCGGATATCATGAACATGAGCATCGGCGAACCGGCATTTGGCCCACCCGCGCATTTGCTGGCAGAGATTGCCCAGACCGATCTGACCCAGGAGGCGTTTCTCTCCTCGGCGAAACGTTATGGGCACTCGTTGGGATCCCTGGCGCTGCGTCAGGCGATCGCTGACTGGTATCTGCGCCGTTATAACCTCAAGATTGATCCTGAGACCGAGGTCTTAATCACCCACGGCGGCGTTGAGGCCGTCGCACTGGCGATTCTGTGCTGTTCGAACCCTGGGGATACGCTGGCGATCACCGATCCTTCCTATATGCTGTATGAACGCGCCCTGCTGGCTCTCGGCCGCCAACCTCGGCGCTTTTCGCGCCCGGTCGGCGATGCCGAATTCAGCGATTTGATCGACAGCGACCCGTCATTCCGACGCCAACTCGGCGGGGCAAAAGCGGTGATTGTCAACTCTCCGGAAAACCCATCGGGGTATGTGCTGTCGGCCGATGAATGGCAGCAGCTCATGCGCTGCGCAGAACGCAGCGGCGCCTGGATTATTCACGATGAAGTCTATGACAGCATGGCATTCAACCGCCCGCATTATCCTGCACGCAGCTTTGATCCCCTGGCGAGCAGGACGGTTCTGGCCAACAGTTTTTCCAAAAAATTCGGCATTCCCGGCCTGCGCATCGGCTGGTTGGTCGGCAGCGCCGAATTTATCGCCACGGCCAGCAAAACCCACGACTACCTGGTGCTTGGCGTTAACCGCCAATATGAACAGATTGCCCTGCGCATACTCCAGGACGCACAGACCGACGATTGGCTGGCGGACAAGCAAAAAATGCTTCACTCGCGAATTCGCCTGGCAAAACAGCGGTTAACGCCGACGCTGGGGTTCAGTTGGCCACGTTCACCGATGGGGGGAATGTTTTTGTTTCCCTGCGTTCGAGGGCTCTATCAACGTTTGCCGCCGGCGCAACGGCAACGCTTCGCCACCGTGGGCGAGAGCGTCGCCGATTACTTATTGCAGGTTGCGCACGTCGCCACGGTCCCCGGCATTATTTACGGGCAAAGCTGCGCCGACCATATCAGGATCGTCTTGTGCTGCGATGAACCGACGTTCCACACCGCGCTTGAACGATTGGCTAATTGCCACCACGCCACCCTCACCCAAAAACTGGAACTGCCATGA
- a CDS encoding sugar phosphate nucleotidyltransferase: protein MRLACLMAGSSSRLLPLTTSRHKACLMLGNRRMVDYQLESFDRAGIGHKTFVLGHGAAEVAQILFESLGGSHFIVSHNPQFKSRNLDWSAWLALSQHPGPVIYYEGDLLIPPSLIKQVIDNPAEICIAVDSDSKNPSIDTLVIAPNGKVEHLLFIEHGTAKSQPGDGAIGEFICFVKLGEAARQFIVDALSTLPFEGEMQLYKIFEQAFSRFPTAYVDAGGRPWIEVDNHNDLQRATHLAEEILTS from the coding sequence ATGCGTCTTGCATGTTTAATGGCAGGCTCCAGCAGCAGGCTACTGCCACTGACCACATCCCGGCATAAAGCCTGTCTGATGCTGGGAAACCGACGAATGGTGGATTACCAACTCGAATCCTTTGACCGCGCCGGCATCGGGCATAAAACCTTTGTCCTGGGGCACGGTGCCGCGGAGGTCGCGCAGATTCTGTTTGAATCATTGGGGGGCAGCCATTTTATTGTCTCGCACAATCCCCAGTTCAAATCCCGGAATCTGGACTGGAGCGCCTGGCTGGCCCTCAGTCAACACCCTGGACCGGTGATTTACTATGAGGGCGACCTGCTCATCCCGCCGTCGTTGATCAAGCAGGTCATCGACAACCCGGCCGAAATTTGCATTGCGGTGGATTCCGACAGCAAGAACCCCAGTATCGATACGCTGGTTATCGCGCCCAACGGCAAGGTTGAACATTTGTTGTTTATTGAGCATGGGACGGCAAAAAGCCAACCGGGCGATGGCGCCATCGGCGAATTTATCTGCTTCGTCAAATTGGGCGAAGCGGCACGGCAGTTTATCGTCGATGCGCTGAGTACCTTGCCGTTTGAAGGGGAAATGCAGCTTTACAAAATTTTCGAACAGGCATTCTCCCGTTTTCCGACGGCCTACGTCGACGCCGGCGGCCGCCCCTGGATTGAAGTGGACAATCACAACGACCTGCAACGGGCGACCCATCTGGCCGAGGAGATCTTAACCTCATGA